A stretch of Microbulbifer bruguierae DNA encodes these proteins:
- a CDS encoding glycosyltransferase family protein → MTDFFQNGAVTTLHNLSNRSLEDMEADLMRFSRQRPMSLLLPSLYSELEGEALPRILKILAEVPYLSEIVIGLDRADESQYRDALKQFSVLPQHVRVLWNDGPRLQELDEQLQRDGLAPKEAGKGRNVWYCLGYILASGRGEAIALHDCDIVTYDRMLLARLFYPVANPNFNYEFCKGYYSRVANGKINGRVCRLLVTPLIRTLKKIYGHTDYLEYMDSFRYSLAGEFSLRRDVVNDLRIPSDWGLEIGVLSEMHRNYSTNRLCQVDIAHAYDHKHQDVSFDDEQCGLSKMSIDIAKSFFRKLATQGTVFSSETFRSIKATYFRVALDFVETYRNDAIINGLKFDIHKEEQTVELFASNLVKAGMAFLENPMETPFIPSWNRITSAEPGFLQRLRLAVEADYEEYSA, encoded by the coding sequence GTGACCGATTTTTTCCAGAACGGTGCCGTTACCACCCTGCACAATCTGTCGAACCGCAGCCTGGAGGACATGGAAGCAGACCTGATGCGTTTTTCCAGGCAAAGACCCATGTCACTGCTGCTGCCCTCGCTGTATTCCGAGCTCGAAGGTGAGGCGCTCCCAAGGATTCTCAAAATATTGGCAGAAGTCCCCTACCTCTCGGAGATCGTGATCGGTCTCGACCGCGCCGATGAATCCCAATATCGCGACGCCCTCAAGCAGTTCTCGGTACTCCCCCAACACGTGCGCGTGCTATGGAATGATGGCCCGCGTCTACAGGAGCTGGATGAGCAGTTGCAACGCGATGGCCTGGCCCCGAAGGAGGCCGGTAAGGGGCGCAATGTCTGGTACTGCCTGGGCTATATTCTCGCGTCCGGTCGCGGCGAGGCCATCGCCCTGCACGATTGCGACATCGTTACTTACGACCGCATGCTACTGGCGCGACTGTTCTATCCCGTGGCCAACCCTAATTTCAACTACGAATTCTGCAAGGGTTACTACTCCCGGGTAGCCAATGGCAAAATCAATGGCCGCGTCTGCCGCCTTTTGGTTACCCCCCTGATCCGTACCCTGAAAAAAATCTACGGCCACACCGACTATCTGGAGTATATGGACAGCTTCCGCTACTCCCTTGCCGGAGAGTTCTCCCTGCGCCGGGATGTGGTCAACGATCTGCGAATTCCCAGCGACTGGGGACTGGAAATTGGTGTGCTGTCGGAAATGCACCGCAACTATTCCACCAACCGCCTGTGCCAGGTGGATATCGCCCACGCCTACGACCACAAGCATCAGGACGTATCTTTTGACGACGAACAGTGCGGTCTGTCAAAAATGTCCATCGACATTGCCAAGTCGTTTTTCCGCAAACTGGCTACCCAGGGCACGGTGTTTTCTTCCGAGACATTCCGCAGCATCAAGGCCACCTATTTCCGCGTGGCGCTGGACTTTGTCGAAACCTACCGCAACGACGCCATCATAAATGGCCTGAAATTTGATATTCATAAAGAAGAGCAGACTGTGGAGCTGTTTGCCAGCAACCTGGTCAAGGCCGGGATGGCCTTTCTGGAAAATCCCATGGAAACGCCGTTTATCCCCAGCTGGAACCGTATTACCAGTGCGGAACCCGGTTTTCTGCAGCGGCTGAGGCTGGCGGTGGAAGCGGATTATGAAGAGTACAGCGCTTGA
- a CDS encoding carbohydrate-binding module family 20 domain-containing protein — translation MQKILAMMASVALAGACAATKAETPRTAFVHLFEWQWDDVASECENQLGPKGFSAVQVSPPQKSVDGSQWWTRYQPVSYSIEGRSGSRAQFASMVSRCKAVGVDIYVDAVINHMAAWDRNFPEVPYGPNDFHNCTSDIDYGNTWSIQNCDLVGLNDLKTESDYVQQKIADYLNDLTSLGVAGFRIDAAKHIPAADINGIKSRLTGNPYIFQEVIGAGGEPVTTMDYNWIGDVTEFNFSNTLGHYFKLRGPLREISNIGSWSGWLPSTDAVVFVANHDNQRQNTGNIITHKDGNNANNMAHVFMLGWPYGYPKIMSSYDWQDHDQGPPPQGASSCNNGWLCEHRNRAIANMVGFRNHTAAHWGVTDYWDNGNNQMAWGRGGLGFVAINMEGNDLSHSFQTGMPEGIYCDILQGDFDTLTGSCSGPTVTIDGNGNGTFQVYYHNASAIHVGARVGEPCSDCPGSSSSSGGSSSSGSSSGGSSSGSSSSSSSSSGGRIDTAFTCNNGYTYWGQSVYVVGNISELGNWNPASAQKLNPDNYPSWNGSINLPTDQAVEWKCLKREEQNPSAGIEWQNGSNNSFTSGQSLSPSASF, via the coding sequence ATGCAAAAAATACTAGCGATGATGGCGTCTGTGGCACTCGCGGGCGCTTGCGCTGCCACGAAAGCGGAAACGCCGCGGACGGCGTTTGTACATCTGTTCGAATGGCAATGGGACGACGTCGCCAGCGAGTGCGAAAACCAACTCGGCCCAAAAGGTTTTTCCGCAGTACAGGTTTCCCCGCCGCAAAAATCCGTTGACGGCAGCCAGTGGTGGACCCGCTACCAGCCCGTCAGTTACAGCATTGAGGGGCGCTCCGGCAGCCGTGCACAATTCGCCAGCATGGTGAGCCGCTGCAAGGCGGTCGGAGTCGATATATACGTGGATGCAGTGATCAACCATATGGCCGCCTGGGATCGCAACTTTCCGGAAGTGCCCTACGGTCCGAATGACTTCCATAACTGCACATCCGATATTGACTACGGCAATACCTGGTCGATTCAGAACTGCGACCTGGTGGGTCTCAACGACCTCAAAACCGAATCCGATTACGTACAACAGAAAATCGCCGACTACCTCAACGACCTCACCAGCCTGGGTGTGGCGGGCTTTCGTATCGACGCCGCCAAACATATCCCCGCAGCAGATATCAACGGCATCAAAAGCCGCCTTACCGGCAATCCGTATATTTTTCAGGAAGTAATCGGTGCCGGTGGGGAACCCGTTACCACAATGGATTACAACTGGATCGGAGATGTTACTGAATTCAATTTCAGCAACACCCTCGGGCACTATTTCAAATTGCGCGGCCCGCTGCGGGAAATCAGCAATATCGGCTCCTGGTCCGGCTGGTTGCCGAGTACCGACGCCGTGGTATTTGTTGCCAACCACGACAACCAGCGTCAGAACACCGGTAATATCATTACTCACAAGGACGGGAACAATGCCAATAATATGGCCCATGTATTTATGCTGGGCTGGCCCTACGGCTACCCGAAAATCATGTCGAGCTATGACTGGCAGGATCACGACCAGGGCCCCCCGCCCCAAGGTGCCAGCAGCTGTAACAACGGCTGGCTGTGCGAACACCGCAACCGTGCCATCGCCAATATGGTGGGATTCCGCAACCACACCGCCGCACACTGGGGGGTCACCGATTACTGGGACAACGGCAACAACCAGATGGCGTGGGGCCGGGGTGGCCTGGGTTTCGTCGCCATCAACATGGAGGGAAATGACCTTAGCCACAGCTTCCAGACCGGTATGCCTGAAGGGATTTACTGCGACATCCTCCAGGGAGACTTTGATACTCTCACCGGCAGCTGTAGTGGCCCCACCGTCACCATCGACGGCAATGGCAACGGCACCTTTCAGGTCTACTACCACAATGCGTCTGCCATTCATGTAGGCGCGCGGGTAGGTGAGCCCTGCTCCGACTGCCCGGGTTCAAGCAGCAGTTCTGGGGGCAGCTCCTCTTCTGGCAGCAGTTCCGGCGGTAGCTCATCTGGAAGCAGCTCTTCCAGCAGCAGCTCCAGTGGTGGTCGGATCGACACCGCGTTTACCTGTAATAACGGCTACACCTACTGGGGCCAGAGCGTCTATGTAGTGGGAAATATCAGCGAGCTGGGCAACTGGAATCCGGCGAGCGCGCAAAAACTCAATCCGGATAACTACCCCAGCTGGAACGGCAGCATCAACCTGCCCACGGATCAGGCGGTAGAGTGGAAGTGCCTGAAGCGGGAAGAGCAGAACCCCAGTGCCGGCATCGAGTGGCAAAACGGCAGCAACAACAGTTTCACTTCCGGACAGAGCCTGAGCCCCTCCGCCAGCTTCTAA
- the wrbA gene encoding NAD(P)H:quinone oxidoreductase: MASPTASEAYVLVLYYSRNGATAKIAAELARGVEASGLSARLRTVPPVSPDSEASLPAVPDSGAPYCTADDLRHCAGLLLGSPTRFGNMAAPLRYFLDQTSDMWLDGSLTGKPAAVFTSTGSLHGGQESTLISMMLPLLHHGMLIAGIPYSEAALMHTTTGGTPYGASHWAAGNGGELSNDEISLCRALGNRIGKLAQQLGD, translated from the coding sequence ATGGCTTCACCGACCGCCTCCGAGGCCTATGTACTCGTGCTTTATTACAGCCGCAACGGCGCCACTGCCAAAATAGCCGCAGAGCTGGCCCGCGGCGTGGAAGCATCCGGGCTCAGCGCACGCCTGCGCACAGTGCCGCCGGTTTCTCCGGACAGCGAAGCCAGCCTGCCAGCGGTGCCCGACAGCGGCGCGCCCTACTGTACCGCAGACGACCTGCGCCACTGTGCCGGCCTGTTACTCGGTAGCCCAACCCGTTTCGGTAATATGGCCGCGCCCCTGCGCTACTTTCTCGACCAGACCAGCGACATGTGGCTCGATGGCAGCCTCACCGGTAAACCCGCCGCCGTATTCACTTCCACCGGCAGCCTGCACGGTGGACAGGAGAGCACCCTGATCTCCATGATGCTGCCCCTGCTGCATCACGGCATGCTGATCGCCGGGATTCCCTATTCCGAAGCCGCGCTGATGCACACCACCACCGGCGGCACCCCCTACGGTGCCTCCCACTGGGCTGCCGGCAACGGCGGCGAACTGAGTAACGATGAAATCAGTCTGTGCCGTGCCCTTGGCAATCGCATCGGCAAGTTGGCACAGCAGCTGGGAGATTGA
- a CDS encoding HAD-IIB family hydrolase produces the protein MTQITRPEQQWLIISDLDGTLLDHYTYSHQPADATLVLLESLDIPVILNSSKTREEILELRQSLHNHHPFIVENGSAIFIPQGYFPHKPHRARDQAGYWILEPGVPRHCILEFLHHDADTHGAPYLNFAAASTREIVTATGLTSAEAEKAGRRDYSEPLLWQGDEQEKAAFIARANAAGFATLQGGRFLHLLGQTDKGIATRLLKKIYQQYSDRDCKLIASGDGPNDLDMLKVSDVAIIVRSPAHPPPTLRSHPNLVVTRETGPQGWSQAIHEQLLEAQPNTNS, from the coding sequence ATGACGCAAATTACAAGACCAGAACAGCAATGGCTGATCATTAGCGATCTCGACGGCACCCTGCTGGATCACTACACCTACTCACACCAGCCTGCAGACGCGACACTGGTGCTGCTGGAGTCCCTGGATATACCGGTGATCCTCAACAGCAGCAAAACCCGTGAAGAAATACTGGAACTGCGCCAGTCCCTGCACAATCACCACCCCTTCATTGTGGAAAACGGCTCGGCGATTTTTATCCCCCAGGGCTATTTCCCCCACAAACCGCACCGCGCAAGAGACCAAGCCGGCTACTGGATACTGGAGCCGGGAGTGCCGCGTCACTGTATCCTCGAATTTCTACACCACGACGCTGACACCCACGGCGCGCCCTATCTGAATTTCGCCGCCGCCAGCACTCGCGAAATCGTCACCGCCACCGGACTGACCAGCGCCGAAGCGGAGAAAGCGGGGCGGCGGGACTATTCCGAACCGCTGCTGTGGCAGGGGGACGAACAGGAAAAGGCCGCGTTCATCGCCCGCGCCAATGCCGCCGGCTTCGCAACACTGCAGGGAGGGCGCTTTCTGCACCTGCTCGGCCAGACCGACAAAGGCATCGCCACCCGGCTGCTGAAAAAGATCTACCAGCAATACAGTGACCGCGACTGCAAGCTGATCGCCAGTGGCGATGGGCCCAATGACCTGGACATGCTGAAAGTCTCCGACGTCGCCATTATCGTGCGCTCCCCCGCGCACCCACCCCCAACCCTCCGAAGCCACCCGAATCTCGTCGTCACCCGCGAAACAGGCCCTCAGGGGTGGTCGCAAGCCATTCATGAGCAATTGCTAGAGGCTCAGCCAAATACAAACTCATAA
- the sppA gene encoding signal peptide peptidase SppA, whose translation MSEVTRQRGPVRRIFSAIGGAITWLRRVFTNILFLLVLLFIGLAIFGGEERITVPQGAALKVAPAGALVDELSQPTGLPGFLSGRSTAPETRVKDLVDAIDRAANDNRIAALVLELDYLGGASLSKLEEVGEAVQRFKASEKPVYAIGDNFTQGQYFLASHADKIYMNPMGSLLITGFGSYRNYYKSALDKLKVNFHVFRVGDYKDYIEPYTRDDMSPASRENNARWLHQLWTEYTEQVTGLRNLPPDAVDSYIAEMPQKLRDENGNWAQAALTNKFVDKLVTRRAVEAELQELVGVSSADKSQYKSISATDYLRHIKLTQLPAPHHQSDKIGLISAVGAIVDGEAPEGQIGSATLTSLIAEAREKAVKALVLRIDSPGGSAFASEAIRQELLATREAGIPVIISMGSVAASGGYWIAAGGDRIWASPSTITGSIGVFGAFPTFEESLEHLGIYNDGVGTTALAGTMRLDRALPEAAADIIQQSVENTYGQFLRLVAEARHSSPEEIHKIAQGQVWTGRAALELGLVDELGNLKDAIADAAQIAKLDTYEVVEIQREMTPSEKLMRALAENVDARIAASVEQNLPLGAWFSSIQPALQPLAELKSFKDPRALYVRCLSCMAP comes from the coding sequence TTGAGCGAAGTAACCCGTCAACGCGGCCCTGTCCGTCGTATTTTTAGTGCCATCGGCGGCGCTATCACCTGGCTGCGCCGGGTATTCACCAACATCCTGTTTCTCCTGGTTCTGCTGTTTATCGGACTGGCAATTTTCGGCGGCGAAGAACGCATCACCGTACCTCAGGGCGCAGCCCTCAAGGTAGCTCCGGCAGGGGCGCTGGTGGACGAGCTGAGCCAACCCACCGGCCTGCCGGGCTTTCTCAGCGGTCGCTCCACAGCCCCGGAGACCCGGGTCAAGGACCTGGTGGACGCCATCGACCGCGCCGCGAACGACAACCGTATTGCCGCACTGGTACTGGAGCTGGACTATCTCGGCGGCGCCAGTCTGAGCAAGCTGGAAGAAGTCGGCGAAGCCGTACAACGCTTCAAAGCCAGTGAAAAACCGGTCTACGCCATCGGCGACAACTTTACCCAGGGACAGTATTTTCTCGCCAGCCACGCCGACAAAATATACATGAACCCCATGGGCTCCCTGCTGATCACCGGGTTCGGCAGTTATCGCAACTACTACAAAAGCGCCCTGGACAAGCTGAAAGTCAACTTCCATGTATTCCGCGTCGGCGATTACAAGGACTATATCGAACCCTACACCCGCGACGACATGTCCCCGGCCTCGCGGGAAAACAACGCCCGCTGGCTGCACCAGCTGTGGACTGAATACACCGAACAGGTAACCGGTCTGCGCAACCTGCCACCGGACGCGGTGGACAGCTATATCGCCGAAATGCCGCAGAAACTGCGCGACGAAAACGGCAACTGGGCACAAGCTGCGTTGACCAACAAATTTGTCGACAAGCTGGTTACCCGCCGCGCCGTCGAAGCGGAGCTACAGGAGCTGGTAGGTGTCAGCAGCGCCGACAAATCCCAGTACAAATCCATCAGTGCAACGGATTACCTGCGGCACATCAAGCTCACACAATTGCCGGCCCCCCACCATCAATCCGACAAAATTGGCCTGATCAGCGCCGTCGGTGCCATCGTTGATGGAGAAGCGCCAGAGGGTCAGATTGGCAGCGCAACACTGACCAGCCTGATCGCCGAAGCGCGGGAAAAAGCGGTGAAAGCCCTGGTACTGCGAATCGACAGCCCCGGCGGCTCCGCCTTTGCCTCGGAAGCCATTCGCCAGGAGCTGCTCGCGACCCGTGAGGCCGGCATTCCGGTAATCATTTCCATGGGCAGCGTGGCCGCTTCCGGTGGCTACTGGATCGCCGCCGGTGGTGACCGTATCTGGGCCTCTCCATCGACCATTACCGGCTCCATCGGTGTCTTCGGCGCCTTCCCGACCTTTGAGGAATCCCTGGAACACCTCGGCATCTACAACGATGGCGTCGGCACCACGGCTCTGGCAGGCACCATGCGCCTGGACCGCGCTTTGCCCGAGGCGGCAGCAGATATCATTCAGCAGAGCGTGGAAAACACCTATGGACAGTTCCTGCGCCTGGTCGCCGAAGCCCGTCACAGCAGCCCCGAGGAAATCCATAAAATTGCCCAGGGCCAGGTGTGGACCGGTCGTGCCGCGCTGGAGCTGGGACTGGTGGACGAACTGGGCAACCTCAAGGACGCCATCGCCGACGCTGCACAGATCGCAAAGCTGGATACCTACGAGGTGGTGGAAATCCAGCGGGAAATGACCCCGAGCGAAAAACTGATGCGTGCACTGGCGGAAAACGTCGACGCCCGTATCGCCGCCAGTGTGGAACAGAACCTCCCCCTGGGCGCCTGGTTCAGCAGCATTCAGCCGGCACTGCAACCACTGGCGGAGCTGAAGAGCTTCAAAGATCCGCGGGCCCTGTATGTCCGCTGTCTCAGCTGCATGGCGCCCTGA
- a CDS encoding sugar phosphorylase produces the protein MSHSTAQLPIKEVLYQKVVDHLAFIYPELGIESIAQELIHTMRLDEDCQSPLAHKNLWDQTDIAVITYGNSILGENQPPLKVLHHFLQTHFPMLINTVHILPFFPYSSDDGFAVAAYKQVDPPLGDWHDILRISTDFHLMADLVINHCSAQHDWFLNYQKGEDPGSDFFVEVDPSEDLSKVVRPRITPLLRATSTPQGTRHVWCTFGHDQIDLDFKNPKVLAKIVDIIRLYLDMGVRVFRLDAVAFIWKRLGTNCLNLEETHEIVRLLRTLIEHANPNAVIITETNIPNQENLSYFGNANEAHCIYNFSLPPLLVNTLVTGNCRYLKNWLMSMPPAQNGTTYFNFIASHDGIGLRPVEGLLDDSELEALIQTMENFGGQVSWRALDDGSNKPYEINIALFDALKGTTAGEDEWQLRRFICAHAIMLALEGLPAFYLHSLVGTTNDYERMKEHGHNRAINRRQWQEHDLNEKLADPDSHHHVVFQQLRRLIKIRRTQPAFHPNATQFTLHLGDQVFAFWRQSMDRRQSIFCLNNISDQPQTISLNAINLIGTDEWKDLISEATYEDMLTTITLDPYQTLWISNRW, from the coding sequence GTGAGTCATTCAACGGCGCAATTACCCATTAAAGAAGTGCTGTACCAGAAGGTGGTGGACCACCTGGCATTTATTTATCCGGAACTCGGTATCGAGTCCATTGCCCAGGAACTGATCCACACCATGCGGCTGGACGAAGACTGCCAGAGTCCGCTGGCCCACAAAAACCTCTGGGATCAGACCGACATTGCCGTGATTACCTACGGCAACAGTATCCTCGGCGAGAATCAGCCCCCCCTGAAAGTCCTGCATCATTTTCTGCAGACGCACTTCCCGATGCTGATCAATACGGTGCATATACTGCCGTTTTTCCCCTACAGCAGTGACGATGGCTTTGCCGTTGCCGCCTATAAACAGGTGGACCCGCCGCTGGGAGACTGGCATGACATATTGCGCATCAGTACTGACTTCCACCTGATGGCGGACCTCGTCATCAATCACTGCTCCGCGCAACACGATTGGTTCCTGAACTATCAGAAGGGTGAGGATCCCGGCAGTGATTTTTTTGTCGAGGTGGACCCGAGTGAAGACCTGAGTAAAGTGGTGCGCCCTCGCATTACCCCGCTGTTGCGCGCCACCAGTACCCCCCAGGGCACACGCCACGTGTGGTGCACCTTTGGTCATGACCAGATCGACCTGGATTTCAAAAACCCCAAGGTGCTGGCGAAAATCGTCGACATCATCCGCCTGTACCTGGACATGGGCGTGCGTGTATTCCGCCTGGATGCTGTTGCCTTTATCTGGAAGCGGTTGGGCACCAACTGCCTGAATCTGGAAGAAACTCACGAAATCGTGCGTCTGCTGCGCACCCTGATCGAACACGCAAATCCCAATGCGGTGATCATTACCGAAACCAATATTCCCAATCAGGAAAACCTGTCTTATTTCGGTAACGCCAACGAAGCCCACTGCATCTACAACTTTTCCCTACCGCCACTGCTGGTCAACACCCTGGTCACCGGCAATTGCCGCTACCTGAAAAACTGGCTGATGAGCATGCCGCCGGCCCAGAACGGCACCACCTATTTCAATTTTATTGCCTCCCACGACGGTATCGGCCTGCGCCCGGTAGAGGGGCTGCTGGACGACAGCGAGCTGGAAGCGCTGATCCAGACCATGGAAAATTTTGGTGGCCAGGTTTCCTGGCGCGCGCTGGACGACGGCAGCAACAAACCCTACGAGATCAATATTGCCCTGTTTGACGCCCTCAAGGGCACCACCGCAGGGGAGGACGAATGGCAGCTGCGGCGGTTTATCTGCGCCCATGCCATTATGTTGGCTCTGGAAGGACTTCCGGCGTTTTACCTGCACAGTCTGGTGGGCACCACCAACGACTACGAGCGCATGAAAGAGCACGGCCACAACCGCGCCATCAACCGTCGGCAGTGGCAGGAACACGACCTGAATGAAAAACTCGCGGACCCGGACAGCCACCATCACGTGGTATTCCAGCAGCTGCGACGACTGATAAAAATCCGCCGCACACAACCGGCATTCCATCCCAACGCCACCCAATTCACACTGCACCTTGGTGATCAGGTGTTTGCGTTCTGGCGCCAGAGTATGGATCGCCGGCAGAGCATCTTCTGCCTCAACAATATCTCCGACCAGCCCCAGACTATTTCGCTGAATGCCATTAATCTGATCGGCACCGACGAATGGAAAGACCTGATCAGCGAGGCTACCTACGAGGATATGCTGACAACGATTACCCTGGATCCCTATCAAACCCTCTGGATCAGCAACCGCTGGTAG
- a CDS encoding HPP family protein — MKKNAWIGTVASELRAYLGIERNNTSHREKLISALGAALAIVCVFWATQRALGAGLIDVSTSFFIIASMGASAVLLFAVPHGALSQPWALAGGHMISALIGLICHKLIDHQTLAAGVAVGGAVAAMYYLRCIHPPGGATALTAVTGGDTVYQLGFDFLLVPILTNVLLILSVALAFNGLFPWRRYPVHLGRRIKPVVSAESSGRETEITQEDFAAAIQEQDSFVDITAEGLTELLELAKQHAERNVVHPREIIAGRCYSNGKLGRLWSVRQVVDESSEPPPTQDRVIYKVLAGEGAYDTGICLRDEFRQWARFEVTLKNGHWMKTGESVDEAQR, encoded by the coding sequence ATGAAAAAAAATGCGTGGATCGGGACTGTGGCAAGTGAGTTGCGCGCTTACCTCGGCATCGAGCGCAATAATACCAGCCACCGCGAAAAACTGATTTCCGCCCTCGGTGCTGCACTGGCGATTGTCTGTGTTTTTTGGGCCACCCAGCGCGCTCTGGGGGCGGGGCTGATCGATGTCTCCACCAGCTTTTTCATCATTGCTTCCATGGGTGCAAGTGCCGTACTGCTGTTCGCGGTACCCCATGGTGCCCTGTCACAGCCCTGGGCACTGGCGGGCGGGCATATGATTTCTGCCTTGATCGGACTGATCTGCCACAAGCTGATTGATCATCAGACCCTCGCCGCTGGAGTTGCCGTCGGGGGTGCGGTGGCGGCCATGTATTACCTTCGCTGTATTCACCCACCCGGCGGTGCCACGGCGCTCACCGCGGTGACCGGAGGCGATACGGTGTATCAATTGGGCTTCGACTTCCTGTTGGTGCCGATACTGACCAATGTCTTGCTGATTCTTTCGGTGGCACTGGCCTTCAATGGACTTTTTCCATGGCGGCGTTATCCGGTGCACCTGGGGCGGCGTATCAAGCCGGTGGTAAGTGCCGAGTCTTCCGGTCGTGAAACGGAAATTACCCAGGAGGATTTCGCCGCGGCGATTCAGGAGCAGGATTCCTTTGTGGACATCACCGCGGAGGGATTGACCGAGCTGCTGGAGCTGGCCAAGCAGCATGCGGAGCGCAATGTGGTTCATCCCCGGGAAATTATCGCCGGGCGCTGTTACAGCAACGGCAAGCTGGGGCGACTGTGGAGTGTGCGCCAGGTAGTGGATGAGTCCAGTGAGCCACCGCCGACTCAGGACCGGGTGATCTACAAAGTGCTGGCGGGGGAGGGCGCCTACGATACCGGAATCTGTCTGCGGGATGAGTTCCGTCAGTGGGCCCGTTTCGAGGTCACTCTCAAAAATGGCCACTGGATGAAAACTGGTGAAAGCGTGGACGAAGCGCAGCGATAA
- a CDS encoding MFS transporter — protein sequence MAFPALAARLRTFLLGYSGTSLATGLQVVLLPWIAVSLVDLPALQLSWVQASVLLPNLVFLLFGGALADRFDSARVATLSCIGLGLCHAALAYYLLHQLPSLPLLLIYGVSLGVCTAFLQPARDNLVQRCARAPADGDGRLERIDGARVQHTVTWMMLAQYGGQGVGMLLASRFDHWGAEPLLLIQVGVLALAAVFFFCMRHTGPAPSVPRQKLPSALLEGFAEVRKSRAILELVLLVGFNGLVHIGVFLVVLPLMADSYGRGASYYATLQIAFVLGTVVATVAMLRRGQGDQPGRGVLMCLLYSAALLIAISFGPTPFGLMLLCACWGAVAAASAALGKSIVQLLAPEQVRSRIISIYQLSLFGSAAIGALAAGVVSEFSAPLTTLLWAGIFSLVAFILAWFSGALRALNVQQGGSDL from the coding sequence ATGGCATTTCCCGCACTGGCGGCCCGACTGCGTACTTTTCTACTCGGTTACAGCGGTACCTCCCTGGCCACCGGCCTGCAAGTCGTGTTGTTGCCGTGGATAGCGGTATCCCTGGTGGATCTGCCCGCGTTGCAGCTGAGTTGGGTGCAGGCGTCGGTGCTGCTGCCGAATCTGGTTTTCCTGCTGTTTGGTGGCGCACTGGCCGATCGCTTTGACTCGGCCCGTGTGGCGACGCTGTCCTGTATCGGCTTGGGCCTGTGTCACGCCGCATTGGCGTATTACCTGTTACATCAACTTCCCAGTCTGCCCCTGTTGCTGATCTACGGCGTGAGCCTTGGTGTGTGCACAGCATTTCTGCAGCCGGCGCGGGATAACCTGGTGCAGCGTTGCGCGCGCGCGCCTGCAGATGGTGACGGACGTCTTGAACGAATTGATGGCGCGCGGGTGCAGCACACGGTGACCTGGATGATGCTGGCCCAGTACGGCGGCCAGGGTGTGGGAATGTTGCTGGCAAGTCGCTTCGATCACTGGGGGGCAGAGCCACTGTTGCTGATTCAGGTCGGTGTGCTGGCACTGGCTGCGGTATTTTTCTTTTGCATGCGTCACACCGGCCCCGCACCCTCAGTGCCTCGACAGAAATTGCCGTCGGCGTTGCTGGAAGGTTTTGCGGAGGTTCGCAAGAGTCGCGCGATTTTGGAATTGGTGCTGCTGGTGGGCTTTAACGGCCTGGTGCATATTGGCGTATTCCTGGTGGTACTGCCGTTGATGGCGGACAGCTATGGCCGCGGCGCCAGTTATTACGCAACACTGCAGATTGCGTTTGTCCTCGGGACTGTGGTCGCAACCGTCGCCATGTTGCGGCGGGGGCAGGGCGATCAGCCGGGGCGCGGAGTGTTGATGTGTCTGCTTTACAGTGCCGCGCTGCTGATTGCCATCAGTTTCGGCCCGACACCCTTTGGCCTGATGCTGTTGTGCGCCTGTTGGGGCGCCGTTGCTGCAGCGTCGGCGGCGCTGGGGAAATCCATTGTGCAGTTGCTGGCGCCGGAGCAGGTGCGCAGCCGGATCATCTCCATCTACCAGCTTTCCCTGTTCGGTTCCGCCGCCATCGGCGCCCTGGCCGCCGGTGTTGTCAGTGAGTTTTCCGCACCGCTGACCACGTTGTTATGGGCGGGGATTTTCAGCCTGGTGGCCTTTATCTTGGCCTGGTTCAGTGGTGCCCTGCGGGCCCTGAATGTTCAGCAGGGCGGCAGTGACCTCTAG
- a CDS encoding DUF2069 domain-containing protein, which translates to MAKKTKAIDTVQVARKLEAARKLNWVCYGGLLLLFAVWNLFLDGSVKWWLLQTIPLLLVLPGLLKQNQRSYLWLCFILLLYITAGIVDVMMPTRGWQHGVLAVLSLILFVSSMMSSRWQVQLQNTNT; encoded by the coding sequence GTGGCGAAAAAAACCAAGGCCATCGACACCGTACAGGTCGCCCGCAAGCTGGAAGCCGCCAGAAAACTCAACTGGGTCTGTTACGGCGGCCTTCTGCTACTGTTCGCGGTGTGGAATCTGTTTCTCGACGGGTCCGTGAAATGGTGGCTGCTACAGACCATCCCCCTGCTGCTGGTACTTCCGGGGTTGCTCAAACAGAACCAGCGCAGCTATCTCTGGCTGTGTTTTATCCTGCTGCTGTATATCACCGCCGGTATTGTCGACGTAATGATGCCTACACGCGGCTGGCAGCATGGCGTCCTGGCTGTCCTCAGCCTTATCCTGTTTGTTTCCTCAATGATGAGCAGTCGCTGGCAGGTCCAGCTACAGAATACAAACACTTAG